One Micromonospora eburnea genomic region harbors:
- a CDS encoding hotdog domain-containing protein, with protein MSDSRVGLTVTHRRYVPYSHAHYAGNLVDGAYALGLFGDVATEVCIRTDGDEGLFASYSDVQFRAPMKAGDVLEVVATVTRVGTRSRTIDFVVRVVCRGRPDRGESAAEVLDPPIVAVTATGTVVVPAAA; from the coding sequence ATGAGTGATTCGCGGGTCGGTCTGACCGTCACCCACCGCCGGTACGTGCCGTACTCGCACGCCCACTACGCGGGGAACCTGGTCGACGGGGCGTACGCGCTGGGTCTGTTCGGGGACGTCGCCACCGAGGTGTGCATCCGTACCGACGGCGACGAGGGGCTGTTCGCCTCGTACTCGGACGTGCAGTTCAGGGCGCCGATGAAGGCCGGGGACGTGCTTGAGGTGGTGGCCACGGTGACCCGGGTGGGCACCCGTAGCCGCACCATCGACTTCGTGGTCCGGGTGGTGTGTCGGGGCCGCCCCGACCGGGGTGAGTCGGCCGCCGAGGTGCTCGACCCGCCGATCGTGGCGGTCACCGCGACCGGCACGGTGGTCGTGCCCGCTGCGGCGTGA
- a CDS encoding glutamate mutase L, which yields MNVAVCADVGSTYTKAAVVDLDGGRLVAAASAPTTVGTDVLRGLDAAVGAATADAGLGGELPWYVCSSAGGGLRLAVIGYEPLVTAQAGRRVGLSAGANVVHVAAGRLGAAELAALRAARPDVVLLVGGTDGGDAEVLTHNATRLAKARWRVPVVLAGNGDVRDDLYALLAAAKVPVTAADNVLPRIGVLAPAAARAAIREVFLRHVIGGKKLSRGDRFARLVRAATPDAVLTGVEVLADSLGGDLVVVDVGGATTDVYSVLTPDERDSGPGREVAGTLWRARTVEGDLGMRWSAPGVVRAAAEERLLAAGESDGLAAAAAARAADPGFLPAGDADRAVDRRIAALAATVALRRHARGAATGERAGRDLRDVKLMVGSGGVLRHAPAGDAAGVLAAVLGDHAGGWPLPRAARAVVDVDYVLAAGGLLAADHPRAAVRLLHRHLGVD from the coding sequence GTGAACGTCGCGGTCTGCGCCGACGTCGGGTCGACGTACACGAAGGCGGCGGTCGTCGACCTGGACGGCGGCCGGCTGGTCGCGGCGGCGTCGGCGCCGACCACGGTCGGCACGGATGTGCTGCGCGGGCTGGACGCGGCCGTCGGCGCCGCCACCGCCGATGCGGGGCTGGGCGGCGAGCTGCCCTGGTACGTGTGTTCGTCGGCCGGTGGCGGGTTGCGGCTGGCGGTGATCGGCTACGAGCCGCTGGTGACCGCGCAGGCGGGCCGGCGGGTCGGGTTGTCGGCCGGGGCGAACGTGGTGCACGTGGCGGCCGGGCGGCTCGGCGCGGCGGAGCTGGCGGCGTTGCGTGCCGCCCGCCCCGACGTGGTGCTGCTGGTCGGTGGCACCGACGGCGGTGACGCGGAGGTGTTGACGCACAACGCGACGCGGCTGGCGAAGGCCCGCTGGCGGGTGCCGGTGGTGCTCGCCGGCAACGGCGACGTCCGCGACGACCTGTACGCGCTGCTCGCCGCCGCGAAGGTGCCGGTCACCGCCGCGGACAACGTGCTGCCCCGCATCGGGGTGTTGGCGCCGGCCGCGGCGCGGGCGGCGATCCGGGAGGTGTTCCTGCGCCACGTCATCGGGGGCAAGAAGCTGTCCCGGGGTGACCGGTTCGCCCGGCTGGTGCGGGCGGCGACCCCGGACGCGGTGCTCACCGGGGTGGAGGTGCTCGCCGACTCCCTCGGCGGGGATCTGGTCGTGGTCGACGTGGGTGGCGCCACCACCGACGTGTACTCGGTGCTCACCCCGGACGAGCGGGACAGCGGGCCGGGTCGGGAGGTCGCCGGCACGCTGTGGCGGGCCCGCACGGTCGAGGGGGATCTGGGCATGCGGTGGAGCGCCCCGGGGGTGGTCCGTGCCGCCGCTGAGGAGCGTCTCCTGGCCGCCGGGGAGTCCGACGGGTTGGCCGCCGCGGCGGCGGCGCGGGCGGCCGATCCGGGGTTCCTGCCGGCCGGTGACGCGGACCGGGCCGTCGACCGGCGGATTGCCGCCTTGGCGGCGACGGTGGCGTTGCGCCGGCACGCCCGGGGTGCGGCCACGGGGGAACGGGCCGGCCGGGACCTGCGTGACGTGAAGCTGATGGTGGGCTCGGGTGGGGTGTTGCGGCACGCGCCCGCCGGCGACGCGGCCGGGGTGCTCGCCGCGGTGCTCGGTGACCACGCCGGCGGGTGGCCGCTGCCCCGGGCCGCGCGCGCGGTCGTCGACGTCGACTATGTCCTCGCGGCCGGTGGGCTGCTCGCCGCCGACCATCCGCGGGCGGCGGTGCGGCTGCTGCACCGTCACCTCGGCGTGGACTGA
- a CDS encoding low temperature requirement protein A has product MSTGRWRNRILPSAPGSRATRLELFYDLVFVLAFLNVTTLLAENLSIRALLAGVVVLALLWWCWVSFAALGNLVRTDQGVMPLIGAVTLAALFVLNLTLPEAFANRPGGVPGPLVFAICYLIIRAVQVLVLLTCGDASGLPARQFSSALRLGLPLLASVTLILIAGALPREPDTGPTWLGVALWGVAVGIEFTAGGQIRKVGLAVVSAAHWAERYALILLIALGESIISLGLGPKPVTGPPPTWSVIVASLLGVTVIAALWWMYFDTLAPALEQRLHRTRDPEQRAAYARDVYAYLHLPLLAGIILFALGLKRYLAVIAEPHGDPWRVRALGLDYRVLFTGVIIYIVGLLALAVRASHRLRPAQAVAVVALIVVLLPAGRLPAIAGLAVLAGVCVALVLAGLRSDEPLRRQVRQVALSEQIAAEHEQSEWRRRHL; this is encoded by the coding sequence ATGAGCACCGGCCGCTGGCGGAATCGGATCCTGCCCTCCGCGCCGGGGTCCCGGGCCACCCGCCTGGAGTTGTTCTACGACCTGGTGTTCGTGCTCGCGTTCCTCAACGTCACCACCCTGCTGGCGGAGAACCTGAGCATACGTGCGCTGCTGGCCGGGGTGGTGGTGCTGGCGCTGCTGTGGTGGTGCTGGGTGTCCTTCGCCGCGCTGGGCAACCTGGTGCGCACCGACCAGGGGGTGATGCCGCTGATCGGCGCGGTGACGCTGGCCGCCCTGTTCGTGCTCAACCTGACCCTGCCGGAGGCGTTCGCGAACCGTCCCGGCGGGGTGCCCGGCCCGCTCGTCTTCGCCATCTGCTACCTGATCATCCGGGCGGTGCAGGTGCTGGTACTGCTGACCTGCGGCGACGCCTCGGGCCTCCCGGCGCGGCAGTTCAGCTCAGCGCTGCGGCTCGGCCTGCCGCTGCTGGCCAGCGTCACGCTGATCCTGATCGCCGGGGCGCTGCCCCGCGAGCCGGACACCGGTCCGACGTGGCTGGGGGTGGCGCTGTGGGGGGTCGCCGTGGGCATCGAGTTCACCGCCGGCGGCCAGATCCGCAAGGTCGGCCTGGCCGTGGTCTCCGCCGCCCACTGGGCGGAACGGTACGCGCTGATCCTGCTCATCGCGCTCGGCGAGTCGATCATCTCGCTGGGGCTGGGACCGAAGCCGGTCACCGGCCCGCCGCCCACCTGGTCGGTGATCGTGGCGTCGCTGCTCGGCGTCACCGTCATCGCGGCGCTGTGGTGGATGTACTTCGACACCCTGGCGCCCGCTCTCGAGCAGCGACTGCACCGCACCCGCGACCCCGAGCAGCGGGCGGCCTACGCCCGCGACGTCTACGCGTACCTGCACCTGCCGTTGCTCGCCGGGATCATCCTGTTCGCCCTCGGCCTGAAGCGCTACCTGGCCGTGATCGCCGAACCGCACGGTGACCCGTGGCGGGTGCGGGCGCTCGGGCTGGACTACCGGGTGCTGTTCACCGGCGTGATCATCTACATCGTGGGCCTGCTGGCGTTGGCGGTGCGGGCCAGCCACCGGCTGCGGCCGGCGCAGGCCGTGGCTGTGGTGGCGCTCATCGTCGTGCTGCTGCCCGCCGGCCGGCTCCCGGCGATCGCCGGCCTGGCGGTGCTCGCCGGGGTGTGCGTCGCGCTGGTGCTGGCCGGGCTGCGTAGCGATGAACCGCTGCGCCGACAGGTGCGGCAGGTGGCGCTCAGCGAGCAGATCGCCGCCGAGCATGAGCAGTCCGAGTGGCGCCGCCGCCACCTGTGA
- a CDS encoding response regulator, with product MTGPDIRLLVADDHPVVRAGLRAVLETEPGLLVVAEAATAEEAVTRATAGDIDVVLMDLQFGRGMNGAEATAVITARPGAPRVLIVTTYDSDADTLPAIEAGATGYLLKDAPPEELAAAVRTAAQGRTTLAPAVADRLMSRLRAPVTALTRRETDVLVLVADGLSNRAVAQRLHLTEGTVKSHLARIYAKLGVDSRTAAVATAANLGLIRR from the coding sequence GTGACCGGCCCCGACATCCGCCTGCTGGTGGCCGACGACCATCCGGTGGTGCGGGCCGGGCTGCGGGCCGTGCTGGAAACCGAACCCGGGCTGCTCGTGGTGGCCGAGGCCGCCACCGCGGAGGAGGCCGTCACCCGCGCCACCGCCGGTGACATCGACGTCGTGCTGATGGATCTGCAGTTCGGGCGGGGAATGAACGGCGCCGAGGCCACCGCCGTCATCACCGCGCGTCCCGGCGCTCCCCGGGTGCTGATCGTCACCACCTACGACTCCGACGCCGACACCCTGCCGGCCATCGAAGCCGGCGCCACCGGCTACCTGCTCAAGGACGCCCCGCCCGAGGAACTGGCCGCCGCCGTGCGCACGGCGGCGCAGGGACGTACGACACTGGCCCCGGCCGTGGCCGACCGGCTCATGAGCCGCCTACGCGCCCCCGTCACCGCCCTGACCCGGCGGGAGACCGACGTGCTCGTGCTGGTCGCCGACGGGCTGTCCAACCGGGCCGTCGCCCAGCGGCTGCACCTCACCGAAGGCACCGTCAAGTCGCATCTGGCCCGCATCTACGCCAAACTCGGCGTCGACTCCCGCACCGCCGCCGTCGCCACCGCCGCCAACCTCGGCCTCATCCGCCGCTGA
- a CDS encoding sensor histidine kinase gives MNTTATTSTPGARALAWCLHLLVAGLLALTAGRAVATAAPHASGVVVAAVLLALVYAAGGLLPRARASHRAAAWWLAAVGALWVLLLVLSADAVWLAFPLYFLQLHLLPRRTGPVAVAATALAAILAFAAHRGSFALATAVGPALGAAVAVAVVWGYEVLYQESEQRRRLIEELTTTRADLAAAQHTAGMLAERERLAREIHDTLAQGLSSIQLLLRAAERALPDGSGNAARYVEQARQAAVDNLAEARRFVTALTPPALQNTTLAGALQRLCATTSARHRLAARFHLTGDPVPLPTAHEVALLRIAQSALANTVRHAQASTAEVTLDHAGGQVAVRIADNGVGFDPGAAGFGLAAMRARVHALGGTLDVASAAGQGTTVTARLPVTAPVPGAEPGVNR, from the coding sequence GTGAACACCACCGCCACCACCTCCACTCCCGGCGCCCGCGCCCTGGCCTGGTGCCTGCACCTGCTGGTCGCCGGCCTCCTCGCCCTGACCGCCGGCCGGGCCGTGGCCACCGCCGCGCCGCACGCGTCCGGTGTGGTCGTCGCGGCGGTGCTGCTGGCGCTGGTCTACGCGGCCGGTGGGCTGCTGCCCCGCGCCCGGGCCAGCCACCGTGCCGCCGCCTGGTGGCTGGCCGCCGTGGGCGCGCTGTGGGTGCTGCTGCTGGTCCTGTCCGCCGACGCGGTGTGGCTCGCCTTCCCGCTCTACTTCCTGCAGCTGCACCTGCTGCCACGCCGGACCGGCCCGGTGGCGGTGGCCGCGACCGCGCTCGCGGCCATCCTCGCCTTCGCCGCCCACCGGGGCTCGTTCGCCCTGGCCACCGCGGTCGGTCCGGCGTTGGGTGCGGCCGTGGCGGTGGCCGTGGTGTGGGGGTACGAGGTCCTGTACCAGGAGAGCGAGCAGCGGCGCCGGCTGATCGAGGAACTCACCACCACCCGCGCGGACCTGGCCGCCGCCCAGCACACCGCCGGAATGCTGGCCGAACGCGAACGCCTGGCCCGGGAGATCCACGACACCCTCGCCCAGGGCCTGTCCAGCATCCAGTTGCTGCTGCGCGCCGCCGAACGGGCGCTGCCCGACGGGTCCGGCAACGCCGCCCGCTACGTGGAGCAGGCGCGCCAGGCGGCCGTGGACAACCTTGCCGAGGCCCGCCGCTTCGTCACCGCCCTCACCCCACCGGCCCTGCAGAACACCACCCTGGCCGGTGCCCTGCAGCGGCTGTGCGCCACCACGTCGGCCCGGCACCGGCTCGCCGCGCGTTTCCACCTCACCGGCGACCCGGTGCCGCTGCCGACCGCACACGAGGTCGCCCTGCTGCGCATCGCCCAGTCCGCCCTGGCCAACACGGTCCGCCACGCGCAGGCCAGCACCGCCGAGGTCACCCTCGACCACGCCGGCGGCCAGGTGGCGGTGCGGATCGCCGACAACGGCGTCGGCTTCGACCCGGGCGCCGCCGGTTTCGGCCTGGCCGCCATGCGCGCCCGCGTGCACGCCCTCGGCGGCACCCTCGACGTGGCCTCCGCCGCCGGGCAGGGCACCACCGTGACCGCCCGGCTGCCCGTCACCGCGCCCGTGCCCGGCGCCGAGCCGGGGGTGAACCGGTGA
- a CDS encoding ABC transporter permease: MGTVVALISALVGLLSGLTAGLGRENVSAITDLPADRIVFNAPAPGQDLSYADSTVTERQWRRWAEVPGVTRAEPLGITVTRATAGEAGVGVAAFGVLPGSALAPDGARIDDRSAVLSTSAADDLDVRAGDSVTLAGRTLSVAAVSGDASYSHTPVIWVSLDTWRQAAPPSGAADGPTATVVALATTPGVDVEAADAAAGTRTVATGDSLSAIGSYTSENGSLQLMRGFLFAIAALVIGAFFSVWTIQRGTDVAVLKALGASTANLLRDALGQAVVLLVAGTLVGTGVAAALGVAVTASAVPFLLTPATVGVPAAVIVVLGALGAALAVRRITSVDPLTALGSAR; the protein is encoded by the coding sequence ATGGGCACCGTTGTCGCGCTGATCAGCGCCCTGGTCGGGCTGCTGTCCGGGCTCACCGCCGGGCTGGGCCGCGAGAACGTCTCCGCGATCACCGACCTGCCCGCGGACCGGATCGTCTTCAACGCGCCCGCCCCCGGGCAGGACCTGTCGTACGCCGACTCCACCGTCACGGAGAGGCAGTGGCGGCGGTGGGCCGAGGTGCCCGGGGTGACCCGGGCCGAGCCGTTGGGAATCACGGTCACCAGGGCCACCGCGGGTGAGGCCGGTGTCGGTGTGGCCGCCTTCGGTGTGCTACCCGGATCCGCGCTGGCCCCGGACGGCGCCAGGATCGACGACCGGTCGGCGGTGCTGTCCACCTCCGCCGCCGACGACCTCGACGTGCGGGCCGGCGACAGCGTCACCCTGGCCGGGCGGACGCTGTCCGTCGCCGCCGTGAGCGGCGACGCCTCCTACAGCCACACCCCGGTGATCTGGGTCAGCCTCGACACGTGGCGGCAGGCGGCGCCGCCGTCCGGGGCGGCCGACGGGCCGACGGCCACCGTGGTCGCCCTTGCCACCACCCCGGGCGTCGACGTCGAGGCCGCCGACGCGGCCGCCGGCACCAGAACCGTCGCCACCGGCGACTCGCTGTCCGCGATCGGCTCGTACACCTCGGAGAACGGTTCGCTGCAGTTGATGCGCGGCTTCCTGTTCGCCATCGCCGCCCTGGTCATCGGCGCGTTCTTCAGCGTGTGGACCATCCAGCGCGGTACCGACGTCGCCGTGCTGAAGGCGCTGGGCGCCTCCACCGCGAACCTGCTGCGCGACGCGCTCGGCCAGGCCGTCGTCCTGCTGGTCGCGGGCACCCTCGTCGGCACCGGCGTCGCCGCCGCCCTCGGCGTCGCCGTCACCGCCTCGGCCGTGCCGTTCCTGCTCACCCCCGCCACGGTCGGCGTGCCCGCCGCCGTGATCGTCGTCCTCGGCGCGCTCGGGGCCGCCCTGGCCGTGCGCCGCATCACCTCCGTCGACCCGCTGACCGCCCTGGGGAGCGCCCGATGA
- a CDS encoding ABC transporter ATP-binding protein yields the protein MSLNLTDITLTYPDGAGRLTALDHVTLEVPRGSLTAVVGPSGSGKSSLLAVAATLITPDAGTVTIDGAATTGLTRAELADLRRRRIGIVFQQPNLLPSLTAVEQLQVMAQINRRSPARARPKAMELLDAVGLAGEADRRPHQLSGGQRQRVNIARALMNEPTVLLVDEPTSALDHDRGAAVIDLIVRLTHQQAAATVLVTHDRTHLAAVDRIVEVRDGRLRVPAAR from the coding sequence ATGAGCCTCAACCTGACCGACATCACCCTCACCTATCCCGACGGGGCGGGCCGGCTGACCGCCCTCGACCACGTCACCCTCGAGGTGCCCCGGGGCAGCCTCACCGCCGTCGTCGGCCCCTCCGGCTCCGGCAAGTCCAGCCTCCTCGCGGTCGCCGCGACCCTCATCACCCCCGACGCCGGTACCGTCACCATCGACGGTGCCGCCACCACCGGCCTGACCCGGGCGGAACTGGCCGACCTGCGTCGCCGCCGCATCGGCATCGTCTTCCAGCAGCCGAACCTGCTGCCCTCGCTCACCGCCGTGGAGCAGCTTCAGGTCATGGCCCAGATCAACCGGCGGTCCCCGGCCCGGGCCCGGCCCAAGGCGATGGAACTGCTCGACGCGGTCGGCCTCGCCGGCGAGGCCGACCGGCGTCCCCACCAGCTCTCCGGCGGTCAGCGTCAGCGCGTCAACATCGCCCGCGCCCTGATGAACGAGCCCACCGTGCTGCTCGTCGACGAACCCACCAGCGCCCTCGACCACGACCGTGGCGCCGCCGTCATCGACCTGATCGTCCGCCTCACCCACCAGCAGGCCGCCGCCACCGTCCTGGTCACCCACGACCGCACCCACCTCGCCGCCGTCGACCGGATCGTCGAGGTACGCGACGGCCGGCTGCGCGTGCCGGCGGCACGCTGA
- the lnt gene encoding apolipoprotein N-acyltransferase — MRATDGARDGVGARPLPLWVAVPLAVAAGLALLAAFPPYGRWPLAPVGVALLAAAVHRRRLRAGAGLGFLTGVALFAPLLEWTNLHTGALPWILLSLLQAGYLALLGAAAAWVSPLVDRWRWTWPVLTGVLWVGQEALRARTPFGGFPWGRLAFSQDTSPLLRLAALGGAPLVTCAVAVAGGVVVAAAWRDWRRPAGHWRPVAGAGAALAALLAAGGAVPVGVRGGGDTVTVAIVQGNVPRLGLDFNAQREAVLDNHVNATLKLAEQVTAGAQRRPDLVVWPENSSDIDPLRNPDAGYRISQATEAIGVPILVGAVLLGPDAGQVRNAGLLWRPGGGVDLDQSYVKRHPVPFAEYVPLRKIARMVSAEVDRVRADFVPGTEPGVIDAGAVTVGDVICFEVAYDDLVRDTVTGGGQLLVVQTNNATFDVAEARQQLAMVRLRAVEHGRAALMASTVGVSGFVTPDGRVDGSTGFNTAAVVVRQMQLGDGRTPATRLGVWPEMALAALAVAALAGAAVLRRRRGGDAPG; from the coding sequence GTGCGTGCCACCGACGGGGCACGTGACGGGGTGGGAGCGCGGCCGCTGCCGCTGTGGGTGGCCGTGCCGCTGGCCGTCGCGGCCGGGCTGGCGCTGCTGGCCGCGTTTCCCCCGTACGGGAGGTGGCCGCTCGCCCCGGTCGGGGTGGCGTTGCTGGCCGCGGCGGTCCACCGGCGGCGGCTGCGGGCCGGCGCCGGGCTGGGTTTCCTCACCGGGGTGGCGCTGTTCGCGCCGCTGCTGGAGTGGACCAACCTGCACACCGGCGCCCTGCCGTGGATCCTGCTGTCCCTGCTGCAGGCCGGGTATCTCGCGCTGCTCGGTGCCGCCGCCGCCTGGGTGTCGCCGCTGGTGGACCGGTGGCGGTGGACGTGGCCGGTGCTCACCGGGGTGCTGTGGGTGGGGCAGGAGGCGCTGCGCGCCCGCACCCCGTTCGGCGGGTTCCCGTGGGGGCGGCTGGCGTTCAGCCAGGACACCTCCCCGCTGCTGCGGCTGGCCGCGCTCGGCGGCGCCCCGCTGGTCACCTGCGCGGTCGCGGTGGCCGGCGGCGTCGTGGTCGCCGCCGCCTGGCGGGACTGGCGCCGACCCGCGGGGCACTGGCGGCCGGTGGCAGGGGCTGGCGCCGCGCTGGCCGCCCTGCTCGCCGCCGGGGGCGCCGTCCCGGTGGGCGTACGCGGCGGCGGGGACACCGTCACCGTCGCCATCGTGCAGGGCAACGTGCCCCGCCTCGGGCTGGACTTCAACGCCCAACGGGAGGCCGTGCTCGACAACCACGTCAACGCCACCCTGAAACTGGCCGAGCAGGTCACCGCCGGCGCGCAACGCCGCCCCGACCTGGTGGTGTGGCCGGAGAACTCCAGCGACATCGACCCGCTGCGCAACCCGGACGCCGGATACCGGATCTCCCAGGCCACCGAGGCGATCGGCGTGCCCATCCTGGTCGGCGCGGTGCTGCTCGGCCCCGACGCCGGGCAGGTCCGCAACGCCGGCCTGCTGTGGCGGCCCGGCGGCGGCGTCGACCTCGACCAGTCGTACGTCAAGCGGCACCCGGTGCCGTTCGCCGAGTACGTGCCGCTGCGCAAGATCGCCCGGATGGTCAGCGCCGAGGTCGACCGGGTCCGCGCCGACTTCGTCCCCGGCACCGAGCCCGGGGTGATCGACGCCGGGGCGGTCACCGTCGGCGACGTGATCTGCTTCGAGGTCGCCTACGACGATCTCGTCCGGGACACCGTGACCGGCGGCGGGCAGCTGCTGGTGGTGCAGACCAACAACGCCACCTTCGACGTGGCGGAGGCCCGCCAGCAGCTGGCCATGGTGCGGCTGCGCGCCGTCGAGCACGGCCGGGCGGCGCTGATGGCCTCCACGGTCGGGGTGTCCGGGTTCGTTACCCCCGACGGGCGGGTAGACGGGTCCACCGGGTTCAACACCGCGGCGGTGGTGGTCCGGCAGATGCAGCTCGGGGACGGGCGTACCCCGGCCACCCGGTTGGGGGTGTGGCCGGAGATGGCCCTCGCGGCGCTCGCCGTCGCGGCCCTGGCCGGCGCGGCGGTGCTGCGTCGCCGCCGGGGAGGCGACGCCCCCGGGTAG